The genomic window GCAGAATTAAACAACTTGCTTAGATAAACGgtattcacccaaaaatggaaactgacgtttactcaccctcacattCCTAACCTGTATGGCTTTTTACACATTATATTTTGAAGAGTTCTGAGTTTGTCTATACAATGgcagtcagtggggtccaaaataAGACCACATTAACAAATCTTGCATTTCACAGgacaaagtcatacaggttggGAATGACATGCTGACTTCAAACAGGGGTAAAATCGGTACAAGAGTTACATAGTGTATTACAAACTTCCAATGACAATATTCATCCTTCAGTAAACTATCCTTTAAATCAATCTTAAAGTTCTGCTCACCAAGTTGCTTGTCAACTTGTGGAACCTGAAGGCATCCAATAGTAGGTTTAATTTGTTGCCTTGGCTCCTCTGCAAGAACTTGGAGTGGGAGTACAAACCCCTGCTGTCTGCAAGACATCTGAAAGTGGTCTACATGATTAGACAAACTGCTAAATTCAAGTGAACAAACAGACTggtacacttaaaaataaagctttattgGCAGTCATGATTCCATGAacatttaacatccatggaaacattttaaatgcacaagAGGTTCTTTAGATTAAAAAGTTTTCCACACTaagaaaatggttcttttaagaactgttcactaaAAGGTTCTTTGAGGAACCCTCAATTGTGAGCATCCAAAGGGACGTATAAATTCTCTCATTTTTACTACACAGGACCAATTTCTTTCAACACCAAACTGGTAGTTAATAAAACCAGGTTTTAAAGGAGGTTAGATTAAATCTAATAGATGTATTAAGTGCAATATTGTAAAGTCTGAATCAAAACTCACCCACGGTAATCTACAAAGGAATATTTGACATCACTGGTCTCCATGTTAGAAGTTGGTGTAGCCACACACCAGTCAATATAAAGAACCAGGGGCAAATGATTGGCCAAGGTAACGGAGGCTTGAAGGTGTATCGCATCCCCCAGAAAATAGACATTTGAGCCCCTCTCATACTGCCagtcatcttaaaaaaaaaaaaaaaaaaaaaaaaaaaaaggagttaatgataataaataattttgaagcaGAACTTGGCAATTTTAAATACTATACCACTCATCAGCCGGAGACTAAAGTCCAGATAATCAAAAGACCTAACAGTGGCAGCAAATGGAATCCAAGTGGGTGCCACAACCACACTGTCAACATTATACCACCTTTAGAAGATTTGAGGGAAAAACGAAATTATTAAGAGGTCAAATTAGTCATTAGGAAGTCTGAGGTTTGTAAGCTTACCTCCGGAATTGGCACTGAACAGGTATGACTGCACCATCCTGGTGAAGCACACCATCAGGAGATGGTAGAGGAGAATACACAAGGACATTTGAATATACCAGAGAGTCCTCAGTTACCTGAGACGACAAATTAAACCCATTATGAATTTGTAACAAACCAtttttattatagtattattggTGTTCCCCATTTCTTAAAGTCCACCAAGCTGGTGCACAGCCTGCTAGTCAATCTAAGTGGAGGGCAGATTAATGACCAGTTTTAACTACTAATTTTCCCAGCAGAATACCCATCTAAAAATGTCTACATGTGATATCTGCGCACTTACAGATAGTTTGGTTCCACATTCTTTGAAATAAGCAAATATGGTGAAGTCTGATTGTCCAGTTTGCACAGCTCCACATGATGCTGGCGACACTTTGCTGGGCAATGATTCGGGACCCAGCCGCAGCTCCTCACCGTAAACAGGAAGACCCGAGGCTAACAGGTCTGCGTTTATCACGACCTCTATCGCTTCTTGATGGCAATACACCGATACAATTTTCTGACGTAGTTGTGGAACGGGGTCGTTTATTTTAGGCGGACTTTGTGGAATCGCGGCCTGAAACTGACTGTTCAACAGCTGCTGGTTTGCTAAAGGCCGTCCTTGCTGGAATGTTCGAGGATAACATTCAGTAAGCTGAGATATCATAAGAAAGACAGCAGTACAACATATTAACGGGCTACTCCGCCACATCttgcttgctaaataaatatatatcacaTACAAAACCAGCTTGTCgaccatagaaataaaaaaccCCGTGGTCGCCGTTTTTAACACGCATCAATGAAAACTGATTCTAGCTTGCGCAATAACTTATCACTCACCCAAACCACCTACACCTGATTTCTATTTATTCAAGCCAATTAGGTTTCATGCAAATATTCATGCAATGATGTTGACGCACCTGTGTCGAAGATATCTGGCTATGGCgtgttttaaaatgtgaatatgATTTTAGATACCTCTATTTTAAAGCTTCTgatgaaaaataacattaactATTAATACGAAATCAAGATTTTAGCATAAACTTCAAATAATATAACGatgtacattaaaaatataattttcaatatAGTTTTAGAATAAGTACAGCAATCACATAGCAAAAAACTATTTGCAACACACTTAcaataaccattttataaagtCTATGTAAAATCATTAAGACTATGATTAGACCTTcatagcttttataaatgtaccttagagaaaaacatttctggtgtgcatcttgagacaaaacaatggcactgacatttTAAGATTTCAGTGCAAGCTGCTTTcagttcaaacatgcattttattctgGGACCAGGCTTAAGtattgtctgtgaaaccaggggaaaGCCTGGCAAAATACCATCATACATTTTTGGGTGGTATAATAGAATTATACCACACCAAATTATTCAAAATCACATTATCACAATCTGTCAGACAAATGCATTTCAAACAAATGAATGGATATCATGTAATTGTGATAAAACTGTAGCTTCTTTTTTGGTTATAAAGTTAACATATATCCTGAGCAATTTGTTCACAGTAAGCAAAGTATTAAAACAATAGAGACATGTAGAAATCAATGGGTTTATTTTGGGTTATAAAAAGTCTAAGGCAGAGAAGAT from Megalobrama amblycephala isolate DHTTF-2021 linkage group LG17, ASM1881202v1, whole genome shotgun sequence includes these protein-coding regions:
- the zp3b gene encoding zona pellucida sperm-binding protein 3b, which codes for MVDKLVLYVIYIYLASKMWRSSPLICCTAVFLMISQLTECYPRTFQQGRPLANQQLLNSQFQAAIPQSPPKINDPVPQLRQKIVSVYCHQEAIEVVINADLLASGLPVYGEELRLGPESLPSKVSPASCGAVQTGQSDFTIFAYFKECGTKLSVTEDSLVYSNVLVYSPLPSPDGVLHQDGAVIPVQCQFRRWYNVDSVVVAPTWIPFAATVRSFDYLDFSLRLMSDDWQYERGSNVYFLGDAIHLQASVTLANHLPLVLYIDWCVATPTSNMETSDVKYSFVDYRGCLADSRGLYSHSKFLQRSQGNKLNLLLDAFRFHKLTSNLVYITCYLKAIPAAYSGSAQNRACSFIDGRWQSVDGNDEVCNSCEPSKQGAAEPEPIKPFRVTIAPPVKQPNLGYQPGSADFYLIRPGESLEPFRALIQAKQNPYGSLSKRGTDTNKDWKIATLGPLFLIPRQGNATQSTGSLLGRTEGVYSAPVAEKPEFLFNSIEKNPVMDELEFKTTPETGSFSPLEDSLFSNDDALFDSEGGSGFE